One region of Synechococcus elongatus PCC 11801 genomic DNA includes:
- a CDS encoding ComF family protein: protein MFTPLQQFCDRLLLRSTCRLCQRPATEILCLDCGRQLQACAQPRQWQSYGVTVWAWGRYEGLLRRALRQVKFERDRELAQFLGQCMAASLADWPRSQPKQLIPIPIAADRLRERGFNQADAIAIAVAQSLRWSCNTDALRRPKSTQALHGLNHQERQQMLDRAFSWRSPQQRGELWLVDDILTTGTTLQEATRTIRAQGDRVRGWLLLSQTPALEDLNAAEGSATILKLRKQRHPCRDSSVGRAED, encoded by the coding sequence ATGTTTACTCCACTTCAACAATTCTGCGATCGCCTCCTGCTGCGATCGACCTGTCGGCTCTGTCAGCGCCCTGCCACTGAAATCCTTTGTCTAGATTGCGGACGGCAGTTGCAAGCTTGTGCCCAACCCCGGCAGTGGCAGAGCTACGGCGTCACGGTTTGGGCATGGGGTCGCTACGAAGGGTTACTCCGGCGGGCTTTACGACAGGTCAAGTTTGAGCGCGATCGCGAACTCGCCCAGTTCTTAGGTCAGTGTATGGCCGCCAGCCTTGCAGATTGGCCGCGATCGCAGCCTAAGCAGTTGATCCCGATTCCGATCGCCGCCGATCGACTGCGGGAACGCGGCTTCAACCAAGCGGATGCGATCGCGATCGCCGTGGCGCAGTCTCTGCGCTGGTCTTGCAATACAGATGCACTGCGCCGACCCAAATCGACCCAAGCCCTGCACGGCCTCAACCACCAAGAGCGGCAGCAAATGCTCGATCGGGCTTTTAGCTGGCGATCGCCTCAGCAGCGCGGCGAATTGTGGCTGGTAGATGACATTTTGACGACGGGCACGACGCTACAGGAAGCTACTCGCACAATTCGGGCACAGGGCGATCGCGTCCGAGGCTGGTTGCTACTCTCCCAAACTCCTGCACTCGAGGACTTGAACGCAGCGGAGGGCTCTGCTACGATACTAAAGCTGCGAAAACAGCGACATCCCTGCCGGGATAGCTCAGTTGGTAGAGCAGAGGACTGA
- the ruvX gene encoding Holliday junction resolvase RuvX: MPQYAALGLDVGRRRIGVAGCDRLGITVQGLTTIVRRDFASDVAAIGAIAQERQVELLVIGLPYSMDGSLGSQAKQTQRFATRLSKALQLPITYVDERLTSFEAEELIKAEGRSPSRDKGAIDRKAAALILQQWLDEQREPRRFGSTQH, from the coding sequence ATGCCCCAGTACGCTGCTTTAGGTTTAGATGTTGGTCGCCGCCGAATTGGTGTGGCGGGTTGCGATCGCTTGGGCATTACTGTTCAAGGGCTGACCACAATTGTTCGGCGTGATTTTGCCAGCGATGTCGCTGCGATCGGCGCGATCGCCCAAGAACGACAGGTGGAATTGTTGGTGATTGGCCTGCCCTACTCGATGGATGGCAGCCTCGGTTCCCAGGCCAAGCAGACTCAACGCTTTGCCACGCGTCTCAGCAAGGCACTGCAATTGCCAATTACCTACGTCGACGAGCGGCTGACCTCCTTTGAAGCGGAAGAGTTGATCAAGGCTGAGGGGCGATCGCCCTCTCGTGATAAAGGCGCGATCGATCGCAAGGCAGCGGCGCTGATTCTGCAACAATGGTTGGACGAGCAGCGGGAGCCCCGCCGCTTCGGTTCCACTCAACACTGA
- a CDS encoding agmatine deiminase family protein, which yields MSQGQHRDRRFPAEWEAQDGVLIAWPHADSDWRSLLDQVDRVYRDLAEAVTRFEQLMIVTPEPDRVAEQLEETTANRDRIQIVELPTNDTWSRDFGPLTVETSNGLRLLDWGFNGWGLKFAANHDNQVTRRLWQQGIFGSTPLETVPLIFEGGSIESDGRGTLFTTSQCLLEANRNPGLSREAIAQIIQQQLGGDRLIWLEHGHLEGDDTDAHIDTLVRIAPNDTLIYVACDDPSDSHATELAALEAELKALRTVEGQPYHLIPLPWPQPCFDEDGQRLPTTYANYLVINGAVLVPTYGDPADQEAIAAIAAAFPDREAIGINCRPLLEQHGSLHCITMQLPAGLLSR from the coding sequence ATGAGTCAGGGCCAACATCGCGATCGCCGTTTTCCGGCTGAATGGGAAGCCCAAGATGGCGTCTTGATCGCTTGGCCCCATGCGGACAGTGACTGGCGATCGCTATTAGATCAGGTCGATCGCGTCTATCGCGACTTGGCGGAAGCGGTGACACGCTTTGAGCAACTAATGATCGTGACACCAGAGCCCGATCGCGTGGCGGAACAACTAGAAGAGACGACCGCGAATCGCGATCGCATCCAAATTGTCGAGTTGCCGACCAACGACACTTGGAGCCGCGACTTTGGGCCGCTGACGGTGGAAACCTCCAACGGTCTCCGGCTATTGGACTGGGGCTTTAATGGCTGGGGCTTGAAGTTTGCCGCTAATCACGACAACCAAGTGACACGGCGACTCTGGCAGCAAGGAATTTTTGGCAGTACGCCACTGGAAACGGTGCCGCTGATTTTTGAAGGTGGCAGCATCGAAAGCGATGGTCGCGGGACATTGTTTACGACCAGCCAATGCCTGTTGGAAGCGAATCGCAATCCAGGTTTAAGCCGAGAGGCGATCGCGCAGATCATTCAGCAGCAGTTGGGTGGCGATCGACTGATCTGGCTGGAGCATGGCCATTTGGAAGGCGATGATACGGATGCCCACATCGACACACTGGTGCGGATCGCGCCCAATGACACGCTGATCTATGTTGCCTGCGATGATCCCAGCGACAGTCATGCGACCGAACTGGCAGCACTCGAAGCGGAACTGAAAGCGCTACGCACAGTCGAAGGCCAGCCCTACCACTTGATTCCGTTGCCTTGGCCGCAACCTTGCTTCGACGAGGATGGCCAGCGCTTGCCCACCACCTACGCCAACTATTTAGTGATCAACGGCGCAGTTTTGGTGCCGACCTACGGCGATCCGGCTGATCAAGAAGCGATCGCGGCGATCGCCGCTGCTTTCCCCGATCGCGAGGCGATCGGCATCAACTGTCGGCCACTGCTGGAGCAACATGGCTCATTGCACTGCATCACCATGCAACTTCCTGCTGGGCTCCTCAGTCGCTAA
- a CDS encoding F420-0:Gamma-glutamyl ligase, producing the protein MPLLEGLIGVGVAIAAIGVGLEVQYQRREGNKLEVTNGQWQTDRSPGRLQLTGRIALINRTRKLEIMVPELVAKARLLSKQSLEGIRWQTRVVPEHEDAAARTDDYWFAYIVKKRTTIRVELTIEGPEEAIAALESAWLQIRYVTYGPQGRIPRRKHIVLALKELELDTAPTWRSLSQTERLPIKTHLLTPQDDPVEVVKRYVLPYSQPGDLLAIGETPLAIMQERFRHPRDIKPGWVARHVCYYFQPTSSLATAVGLQTLVDAVGPWRVFGAFLGGVLLRLVGKRGGFYILAGEQARLIDDVTGSLPPYDQFVVLGPQDPQAVVDRIERETGLKTAIVDVNDLKAVKILAASAGLPTAVLESALRDNPAGNADEQTPIVLVRPR; encoded by the coding sequence GTGCCACTGCTGGAAGGACTGATTGGAGTCGGAGTCGCGATCGCCGCGATCGGGGTTGGCCTCGAAGTGCAGTATCAACGGCGCGAGGGCAACAAACTCGAAGTCACCAACGGTCAGTGGCAGACCGATCGCAGTCCGGGTCGCTTGCAGCTGACCGGCCGGATTGCGCTGATCAACCGCACCCGCAAGCTGGAAATTATGGTGCCGGAGCTGGTGGCCAAAGCACGGCTCCTCTCCAAGCAAAGTTTGGAAGGGATTCGTTGGCAAACGCGGGTTGTGCCGGAGCATGAAGATGCGGCAGCCCGTACCGATGACTATTGGTTTGCCTACATCGTCAAAAAGCGCACCACAATTCGGGTTGAACTCACGATCGAGGGGCCGGAAGAAGCGATCGCGGCGCTGGAATCGGCTTGGCTGCAAATTCGCTACGTCACCTATGGCCCTCAGGGGCGAATTCCACGGCGCAAACATATTGTCTTGGCGCTGAAAGAGCTGGAACTCGACACCGCACCAACTTGGCGATCGCTGTCTCAAACTGAGCGCTTGCCGATTAAAACCCATTTACTGACGCCGCAGGATGATCCTGTGGAAGTCGTCAAACGCTATGTCTTGCCCTACAGTCAGCCCGGCGACCTGCTGGCGATCGGCGAAACACCGCTGGCGATTATGCAGGAGCGCTTCCGTCATCCCCGCGATATCAAACCCGGTTGGGTGGCGCGCCACGTCTGCTACTACTTTCAACCCACTTCCAGCTTGGCGACGGCAGTCGGACTGCAAACGCTGGTCGATGCAGTCGGACCTTGGCGAGTTTTCGGGGCGTTCCTTGGTGGCGTTTTGCTGCGCCTCGTTGGCAAGCGTGGTGGCTTCTACATCTTGGCTGGTGAACAAGCGCGGCTCATTGATGATGTGACCGGCAGTTTGCCGCCCTACGATCAATTCGTGGTGCTGGGACCGCAGGATCCACAGGCGGTTGTCGATCGCATTGAACGGGAGACCGGCCTGAAAACCGCGATCGTTGACGTCAATGACTTAAAAGCCGTGAAGATTTTGGCGGCGAGTGCGGGCTTGCCCACAGCCGTTCTTGAATCGGCGCTACGGGATAACCCCGCTGGCAATGCTGATGAGCAAACGCCGATTGTGCTGGTGCGGCCTCGCTAG
- a CDS encoding DUF2470 domain-containing protein — protein MADPLTPAVSDRICRHMNEDHADAVLVYAKVYGGATEATAATLTGITSAAMVLDVVEAAGSRSLQVSFDHELQDSEDAHQTLIAMLRSARASKA, from the coding sequence ATGGCTGATCCACTAACTCCAGCGGTGAGCGATCGCATCTGTCGCCACATGAATGAAGACCATGCGGATGCGGTGCTGGTCTATGCCAAAGTCTATGGCGGTGCCACAGAAGCAACGGCGGCAACCCTAACGGGGATTACATCGGCGGCAATGGTTTTAGACGTGGTGGAAGCCGCAGGATCGCGATCGCTACAAGTCAGCTTCGATCACGAGCTGCAGGATTCTGAAGACGCGCACCAAACTTTGATTGCCATGCTGCGATCGGCCCGCGCCAGCAAAGCCTAG
- a CDS encoding DUF3727 domain-containing protein, producing MEDVPTLLVQDDAGRTLLCDLEHLVPIDGQEYALLMPIDTPVSLFAWDDEDEDAPPRLVEDEEEIEIVWPTASAVLQEQNLTLIHSAVTLTVEGELPELEDEEDESDFEEDGEVEEEFIHLVSFYHEEQEYSFFVPLEPIYVVAKLVDGEAKLLSPEEFEAIEERLTAELDERMS from the coding sequence ATGGAAGACGTCCCCACGCTCTTAGTTCAGGATGACGCTGGCCGAACGCTGCTCTGCGATCTAGAGCATCTCGTGCCGATCGATGGGCAAGAGTACGCCTTGCTCATGCCGATTGATACGCCGGTCTCCCTCTTCGCTTGGGATGATGAAGATGAGGATGCGCCTCCTCGCTTAGTCGAGGATGAAGAAGAGATTGAAATTGTATGGCCGACTGCTAGTGCAGTTCTTCAAGAGCAAAACCTGACGCTGATCCATTCAGCTGTGACGCTGACGGTTGAAGGGGAGTTGCCTGAGTTAGAGGACGAAGAAGACGAGTCGGACTTCGAGGAAGACGGCGAAGTTGAAGAAGAATTCATTCATCTGGTCAGCTTCTACCACGAGGAGCAGGAATACTCCTTCTTCGTGCCACTCGAGCCGATCTACGTGGTGGCAAAGCTAGTCGATGGCGAAGCCAAGCTACTCTCTCCGGAAGAGTTTGAGGCGATCGAAGAGCGCTTGACCGCCGAGCTTGATGAGCGGATGTCCTGA
- the gltX gene encoding glutamate--tRNA ligase — protein MSVRVRIAPSPTGNLHIGTARTAVFNWLFARRHQGQFILRIEDTDLERSRSEYTDNILTGLKWLGLNWDEGPFYQTQRLDLYKAAVQQLLDSGKAYRCYCTEAELEALRESQRARNEAPRYDNRHRDLTPEQEAAFQAEGREAVIRFRIDDDREIAWTDLVRDRVVWKGSDLGGDMVIARRSPAGTIGQPLYNLAVVVDDIDMTISHVIRGEDHIANTAKQILLYEALGAAVPKFAHTPLILNKEGRKLSKRDGVTSISDFQNLGYLPEAIANYMTLLGWSPVEGMDERFSLADAAAVFDFDRVNKAGAKFDWDKLNWLNSQVIKEKSASELVALLQPFLIGAGVDTAAYPAAWLEELATLLGPSLVTLADVVAQSQLFFSQSIELQEDAIAQLSQEGSKAVLQQILEALPSEALTLEAAKGLIDQAVKAAGVKKGIGMRSLRAALMGSMQGPDLLTSWVLLHQAGQAQPRLQAAIAAAQG, from the coding sequence GTGTCAGTTCGCGTTCGCATTGCTCCTAGCCCCACCGGCAACCTCCACATCGGCACGGCACGCACCGCCGTCTTCAACTGGTTGTTTGCGCGGCGGCATCAGGGCCAGTTCATCCTGCGCATCGAAGATACGGACCTCGAGCGATCGCGATCGGAATACACCGACAACATCCTGACCGGCCTCAAATGGCTGGGCTTGAACTGGGACGAAGGCCCGTTCTACCAAACCCAGCGGCTCGACCTCTATAAAGCCGCCGTGCAGCAATTGCTCGACAGTGGCAAAGCCTATCGCTGCTACTGCACCGAAGCTGAACTCGAAGCCCTGCGCGAGTCGCAACGCGCCCGCAACGAAGCCCCGCGCTACGACAACCGCCACCGCGATCTGACGCCAGAGCAAGAAGCCGCGTTTCAAGCCGAAGGACGCGAAGCCGTGATTCGCTTCCGCATTGATGACGATCGCGAAATCGCTTGGACAGACTTAGTGCGCGATCGCGTTGTCTGGAAAGGCAGTGACCTCGGTGGCGACATGGTGATTGCCCGCCGCAGTCCCGCTGGCACCATCGGCCAGCCGCTCTACAACCTCGCGGTCGTGGTCGATGACATCGACATGACGATCAGCCATGTGATTCGTGGCGAAGACCACATTGCCAACACCGCCAAGCAAATCCTGCTCTACGAAGCGCTGGGTGCAGCGGTGCCCAAGTTTGCCCACACGCCGCTGATCCTCAACAAGGAAGGTCGCAAACTCTCCAAGCGCGATGGCGTCACCTCCATCTCCGACTTCCAAAACTTGGGCTATCTCCCCGAGGCGATCGCCAACTACATGACCCTGCTCGGCTGGTCGCCCGTCGAAGGCATGGATGAACGCTTCAGCCTTGCCGATGCGGCTGCCGTCTTCGACTTCGATCGCGTCAACAAAGCCGGTGCCAAATTCGACTGGGACAAACTCAACTGGCTCAACAGTCAGGTGATCAAAGAGAAATCTGCCAGCGAGTTGGTCGCACTGCTACAGCCATTTTTGATCGGAGCGGGTGTCGATACAGCAGCCTATCCTGCGGCTTGGCTGGAAGAATTGGCGACCCTCTTGGGTCCCAGCCTCGTGACCTTGGCCGATGTCGTCGCCCAAAGCCAACTCTTCTTCAGTCAGAGCATTGAGCTGCAAGAAGACGCGATCGCCCAGCTGAGCCAAGAAGGTAGCAAAGCGGTTCTGCAGCAAATCCTTGAGGCGCTACCGAGTGAGGCGCTGACCCTCGAAGCCGCCAAAGGCTTGATCGATCAAGCAGTCAAAGCGGCGGGCGTCAAAAAAGGTATCGGCATGCGATCGCTGCGCGCTGCCTTGATGGGTTCGATGCAGGGTCCCGATCTGCTCACGAGCTGGGTGTTGCTGCATCAGGCTGGGCAAGCTCAACCGCGTCTGCAGGCTGCGATCGCGGCAGCTCAGGGCTAA
- a CDS encoding GNAT family N-acetyltransferase has protein sequence MSTLINNAESVQIRPLQYRDLTWLEPYWQGDRSGGISWDALQRWFPLLKLLSTFPNPARHLAAIAVAESGQKPCGAIQMSPFNHSRSTWRIDRVLALLPSLSDGQSMTLAQDVGIRLLRHCLETVWEARTWIGEVDSSDQSLIALYRQTGFQPLAQLNHWSLSPAQLATLALREPDLPNLLPVSNVDAGLLYQLDTVSMPPLLRQTFDRHVDDFRIGLLRRWSIGFWQWLNGHHRCSGYVFEPQRKAAIAYFHLQIAEDSSQNHVARLTVHPAYTWLYPELIAHMARLLAACPAADLHLSSADYQPEREEYLKQIGAEHQGQRLLMARSVWHKLRETRFVSLEGLQLADVFNGLQPGRAPAPGRIGSTAPVPIRTRNAEPLLSTGWDLPPVL, from the coding sequence ATGTCAACTCTGATCAACAACGCTGAATCAGTGCAAATTCGGCCGCTCCAATACCGCGATCTCACTTGGCTGGAACCCTACTGGCAGGGCGATCGCAGCGGTGGAATTAGTTGGGATGCACTGCAGCGCTGGTTTCCGTTGCTGAAGTTACTCAGCACTTTCCCCAATCCGGCTCGCCATCTGGCCGCGATCGCAGTGGCGGAATCGGGGCAAAAGCCCTGTGGCGCGATTCAAATGAGTCCGTTTAACCACAGCCGCAGTACGTGGCGAATCGATCGCGTCTTGGCACTTCTGCCCAGCCTCAGTGATGGCCAGTCGATGACTCTCGCTCAGGATGTGGGCATTCGGCTGCTACGCCACTGTTTGGAAACAGTTTGGGAAGCCCGCACTTGGATTGGTGAGGTGGACAGCAGCGATCAATCACTGATTGCGCTCTATCGCCAAACCGGATTTCAGCCCCTCGCTCAGCTCAACCACTGGAGCTTGTCGCCTGCGCAGTTAGCAACCCTAGCGCTGCGGGAACCGGATCTCCCCAATCTGTTGCCCGTCAGCAATGTCGATGCGGGACTGCTCTATCAGCTCGATACTGTTTCGATGCCACCGCTGCTGCGGCAAACCTTCGATCGCCACGTCGATGATTTCCGAATCGGCTTGCTGCGCCGCTGGAGTATCGGTTTTTGGCAGTGGTTAAATGGCCACCATCGTTGCAGTGGCTATGTGTTTGAACCGCAGCGCAAAGCCGCGATCGCCTATTTCCATCTTCAAATTGCCGAAGACAGCAGCCAGAACCACGTAGCCCGTTTGACGGTGCATCCGGCCTACACCTGGCTCTATCCCGAGTTGATTGCGCACATGGCCCGTCTGTTGGCTGCCTGTCCGGCGGCTGATCTGCACCTTTCCTCAGCGGACTACCAGCCGGAGCGGGAAGAATACCTCAAACAGATTGGGGCAGAGCATCAGGGACAGCGACTCCTGATGGCGCGATCGGTTTGGCACAAGCTGCGGGAAACGCGCTTTGTTTCGCTGGAAGGCTTGCAGCTCGCGGATGTTTTTAATGGCTTGCAGCCAGGACGTGCCCCTGCACCCGGTCGGATTGGTAGCACGGCTCCAGTTCCGATCCGTACCCGCAATGCAGAACCGCTGCTGAGCACGGGTTGGGATCTGCCGCCCGTTCTCTAG
- a CDS encoding cation:proton antiporter produces the protein MDSGLDTTLLLIVTVAAGIAAQVLASWAKLPGIVFLLLTGLLLGPDGLNWVQPEQLGEGLETLVSLSVALILFEGGLSLDLRNLLQVSGSLRNLITLGAGITILGGAIAAHSFSEFPWPLAFLYGAIVVVTGPTVTTPLLRQVQADPKVSTLLEGEGVLIDPIGAILAVVVLNFVLSGSQDVGLVLEGLILRLVVGAIAGSLGGGLLALFLRQVRFLSEELRTLVVLAALWAIFGAAQAVISEAGLLAVVIAGLLLRAVAIPDLEAIKTFKGQLTTLAISILFVLLAADLSIASLFALGWGGPLTVLALMLVVRPLSIGLCTWGSDLNWAQKAFLSWIAPRGIISASVASLFAILLTDRGLAGGAAIKAQVFLTILMTVFLQGLSAKTVAKKLGVLDRPEQIVLVGDDLELRLLTILLAQNKQPHQAIAQVPAEPAWESESITLLLGRDQPTPAEQTGLTVVDLCPLDDRAHLYSTQISADLWQQRLQEQRCELFQIELSDRQTVQQWQQALEADQILPLLHQRGEGWELALLPAVAETGDRFWGLSRDRQLAIDGLEWQDWPAAWVSPELPRSQPADAVELAQPDAATPSS, from the coding sequence ATGGATTCTGGACTCGACACGACCCTATTGCTGATCGTGACTGTGGCTGCAGGCATCGCAGCTCAAGTCTTGGCCAGTTGGGCAAAGTTACCGGGAATTGTCTTCCTGTTGCTGACCGGCTTGCTGCTGGGGCCTGATGGCTTGAACTGGGTGCAGCCTGAGCAACTGGGGGAAGGGCTGGAAACCTTGGTCAGCCTCAGTGTGGCGCTGATCCTGTTTGAAGGCGGACTGAGCCTTGATCTGCGCAATCTTCTCCAAGTTTCCGGCAGCCTGCGCAATCTGATCACGCTAGGCGCAGGAATTACGATTCTGGGCGGTGCGATCGCGGCTCACAGCTTCAGTGAGTTTCCTTGGCCGTTGGCGTTCCTCTACGGTGCGATCGTGGTGGTAACCGGCCCGACGGTGACGACGCCCCTATTACGGCAAGTTCAAGCTGATCCAAAGGTCTCGACCCTGCTAGAAGGCGAAGGCGTCCTGATCGATCCGATCGGCGCGATTCTGGCGGTGGTCGTTCTTAACTTTGTCCTGAGTGGCAGTCAGGATGTGGGGTTGGTGCTGGAAGGACTGATCCTGCGGCTGGTCGTTGGGGCGATCGCCGGTAGTCTCGGTGGCGGTCTGCTGGCACTATTTTTGCGCCAAGTCCGCTTCCTCTCGGAGGAACTACGAACCCTCGTCGTTTTAGCCGCACTCTGGGCAATTTTTGGCGCAGCTCAAGCAGTGATCAGCGAGGCAGGCTTGCTGGCGGTGGTGATTGCGGGTCTGTTGCTACGGGCTGTGGCGATTCCCGATTTGGAGGCGATTAAAACCTTCAAGGGACAGCTGACGACCTTAGCAATCTCGATCCTGTTTGTGCTGCTGGCAGCGGATCTCTCGATCGCTAGTCTCTTCGCTTTGGGTTGGGGCGGCCCCTTGACCGTGCTGGCGCTGATGCTGGTCGTGCGCCCGCTCAGCATTGGCCTCTGCACTTGGGGCAGCGACCTCAACTGGGCACAAAAAGCCTTTCTGAGCTGGATTGCACCGCGCGGGATTATTTCGGCGTCGGTGGCCTCGCTGTTTGCGATTCTGCTGACCGATCGCGGCTTAGCGGGTGGCGCAGCCATTAAAGCGCAGGTGTTTTTGACGATTTTGATGACGGTCTTTTTGCAGGGACTTTCAGCGAAGACCGTGGCGAAAAAACTCGGTGTTTTGGATCGACCCGAGCAAATTGTTTTGGTTGGTGATGACCTTGAGCTACGACTTCTTACCATCTTGTTGGCGCAAAACAAGCAGCCTCATCAGGCGATCGCCCAAGTGCCAGCAGAACCCGCCTGGGAAAGCGAAAGCATCACGCTGCTACTCGGTCGCGATCAGCCGACTCCTGCCGAACAAACAGGGCTGACCGTGGTAGACCTCTGCCCACTCGACGATCGCGCCCATCTCTACAGCACCCAAATCAGCGCCGACCTCTGGCAGCAACGGTTGCAGGAGCAACGCTGCGAACTCTTCCAAATCGAGCTGAGCGATCGCCAGACGGTACAGCAGTGGCAGCAGGCGCTGGAAGCCGATCAGATTTTGCCGTTGCTGCACCAACGTGGGGAAGGCTGGGAACTGGCGCTGTTACCCGCTGTGGCCGAAACTGGCGATCGCTTTTGGGGATTGAGTCGCGATCGCCAGTTAGCGATTGACGGGCTGGAATGGCAGGATTGGCCTGCCGCTTGGGTTAGCCCTGAGCTGCCGCGATCGCAGCCTGCAGACGCGGTTGAGCTTGCCCAGCCTGATGCAGCAACACCCAGCTCGTGA
- a CDS encoding Hsp20/alpha crystallin family protein codes for MALVRFSPLYELDRELGTLQRQMSRFLHPWPWTEAELKELSFAPAVEVKETDAAIELRVELPGIDPKDLDLQVTAEAVVLKGERRSEERSEAEGVLRTEFRYGSFERVIPLPAQVKNTEAQADYQNGILVLTLPKRDEELHKVVKVDLGHLTAAPVNAEASEQ; via the coding sequence ATGGCACTCGTTCGATTCAGTCCGCTCTACGAACTTGATCGTGAATTGGGCACGTTGCAACGGCAAATGAGCCGCTTCTTACACCCGTGGCCTTGGACCGAAGCAGAACTGAAAGAGTTGAGTTTTGCACCAGCGGTTGAGGTCAAAGAAACGGATGCAGCGATCGAACTTCGGGTTGAGTTGCCGGGGATTGATCCAAAGGATCTCGACCTGCAAGTCACGGCTGAAGCCGTTGTTCTCAAAGGCGAACGCCGCAGCGAAGAACGGAGCGAAGCCGAAGGTGTGCTGCGCACCGAGTTCCGCTATGGCTCCTTTGAACGGGTAATTCCGCTGCCCGCTCAGGTCAAAAACACCGAAGCACAAGCCGATTATCAAAACGGCATCTTGGTGCTGACGCTGCCGAAACGCGACGAAGAGTTACACAAAGTCGTCAAGGTCGATCTCGGTCATCTCACTGCTGCGCCAGTGAACGCGGAGGCGAGCGAGCAATAG
- a CDS encoding YqeG family HAD IIIA-type phosphatase — protein MTRDHLLQPDLVVPGSILRLPAEPLLAAGLQGLILDVDETLVPTMSREISEELQHWIAEMRQFFSLWLVSNNLSQSRISAIAEALDIPYFLAARKPSRRKIRQAADEMGLPLEKVGVVGDRLFTDVLAGNRLGVFTVLVEPMVLPSSLPRSHWWRNLEVQISRVLGAKLHPSPLARPEMLSKS, from the coding sequence ATGACCCGCGACCATTTACTGCAACCTGATCTGGTCGTTCCTGGCTCGATCTTGCGGCTCCCAGCAGAACCATTGCTTGCTGCAGGCTTGCAAGGTCTAATCCTCGATGTGGATGAGACGCTTGTTCCGACCATGAGCCGTGAAATTTCGGAGGAGCTGCAGCACTGGATTGCTGAAATGCGGCAGTTCTTCTCTCTCTGGCTGGTGAGCAATAACCTCAGTCAGTCTCGGATCAGCGCGATCGCTGAAGCCCTCGATATCCCCTACTTTCTGGCAGCTCGCAAACCCTCCCGTCGCAAAATCCGTCAAGCTGCAGATGAGATGGGGCTGCCCTTGGAAAAGGTGGGAGTGGTCGGCGATCGCCTGTTTACCGATGTCTTGGCGGGCAACCGTCTTGGTGTGTTCACGGTCTTGGTCGAGCCGATGGTTTTACCCTCATCGCTGCCGCGCAGCCACTGGTGGCGCAACCTAGAAGTCCAAATTTCGCGGGTTCTTGGGGCGAAGCTCCATCCCAGTCCCCTGGCTCGGCCAGAGATGTTAAGTAAATCTTAG
- a CDS encoding PPC domain-containing DNA-binding protein gives MEVEVLRLRPGQDLKQALWDWTRDRRPSAACLLSAVGSLDTVCLRLAGGDRQLHRQGPHEILSLSGTLCLDGLHLHLAIAAAKGQVWGGHLLEGCRVYTTAELVIGSLTDWQFQRQLDSETSYLELQSRRL, from the coding sequence ATGGAAGTTGAGGTTTTGCGGTTGCGACCAGGGCAGGATCTCAAACAAGCACTCTGGGATTGGACGCGCGATCGCCGCCCCAGTGCAGCCTGTTTGCTTAGCGCAGTCGGCAGTTTGGACACGGTTTGCCTGCGATTAGCCGGAGGCGATCGCCAACTGCACCGGCAAGGCCCGCATGAAATTCTGAGTTTGAGTGGCACGCTTTGCTTGGATGGACTGCACCTCCATCTCGCGATCGCCGCTGCCAAGGGTCAGGTCTGGGGCGGCCATCTGCTGGAAGGCTGTCGCGTTTACACCACAGCAGAGTTAGTCATTGGGAGTCTGACGGACTGGCAATTTCAGCGCCAGCTCGATTCAGAAACGAGCTATCTAGAGCTTCAGTCTAGACGGCTATAA